A stretch of the Sulfurospirillum sp. UCH001 genome encodes the following:
- a CDS encoding ThiF family adenylyltransferase, translated as MNRDYKTFVLRDGVDLYYDETLEVAIFIFLATRKRIKLKIRKEFILLVSSMDGATILHDKFISYAFSSQEIKNFYNLLDYLYEHNILIEKDWIRLLDFDDDYIKLYDRHFKYLLDLTCGGIKEIELIQKRIFTTKIAIFGLGAVGASLARELVMLGFVNFLLIDYDNVDEQDISRNLIYNNLSINNSKTEICKKMLLSVNKHANITTKELILNTDTKLDFLDDYDFIINSANTPYIGYTSIKLSRYILNTKKILFICGGFDAHLASLGELIIPGITPCSDCYTTYFSKALQDWKPMPHPKQNRTKVFGGLSSLSLFSASAAAMQILKYFIDYNQANILGGRGEFLFDNYIVDKFEVPKDENCQFCKNLKSNMNSEVQ; from the coding sequence ATGAACCGAGACTATAAAACCTTTGTTCTTAGAGATGGTGTTGATTTATACTATGATGAGACATTAGAAGTTGCGATATTCATTTTTCTGGCAACAAGGAAGAGAATAAAACTTAAAATTCGAAAAGAGTTTATTCTTCTTGTTAGTTCAATGGATGGAGCAACAATCCTTCATGATAAGTTTATTTCTTATGCATTTTCAAGTCAAGAAATTAAAAATTTTTATAATCTCTTAGATTATCTATATGAACATAATATTTTAATTGAGAAAGATTGGATTAGACTATTAGATTTTGATGATGATTATATAAAGTTATATGATAGACATTTTAAGTATTTATTAGATTTGACTTGTGGTGGCATTAAGGAAATAGAGCTTATCCAAAAAAGAATTTTTACTACAAAAATTGCAATTTTTGGCTTGGGCGCTGTTGGTGCATCATTAGCAAGAGAATTAGTAATGCTAGGGTTTGTAAATTTTCTTTTAATTGACTATGATAATGTTGATGAGCAGGATATCTCAAGAAACTTAATATATAATAATTTAAGTATCAATAATTCTAAGACAGAAATTTGTAAAAAAATGCTTTTATCAGTGAATAAGCATGCAAATATCACTACTAAAGAACTAATATTAAATACTGATACCAAATTAGATTTTTTAGATGACTATGATTTTATAATTAATAGTGCAAATACACCTTATATAGGCTATACAAGTATCAAGCTCTCAAGATATATCTTAAATACAAAAAAAATACTTTTTATATGTGGCGGATTTGATGCTCATTTGGCAAGTTTAGGCGAGCTTATTATCCCAGGAATAACACCTTGTTCTGATTGCTATACAACTTATTTTAGTAAAGCTCTTCAAGATTGGAAACCAATGCCTCATCCTAAACAAAATAGAACAAAAGTTTTTGGTGGTTTGTCTAGTCTCAGCCTTTTTTCTGCTTCTGCGGCAGCTATGCAAATTTTGAAATATTTTATTGATTATAATCAAGCAAATATACTTGGAGGAAGAGGTGAATTTTTGTTTGATAACTATATAGTAGACAAATTTGAAGTACCTAAGGATGAAAATTGTCAATTTTGCAAAAACTTAAAATCAAATATGAACTCCGAGGTTCAGTAA
- a CDS encoding ThiF family adenylyltransferase: protein MSILQKLKIKYELRGSVSFIPSLHNPNFVEFFKSNTRISLKLYLDRKLKELVQFLDGTKELHELINELDIDQDKAFGFIQYLEDNCLIQTNDISLLIEKHKWNHVLNFLADYIKYDELMTRFSQLQNSHVVIVGLGAVGSWTAIQLAKTGIQHFVLVDLDKVDISNLNRSFFSEEHINEYKTYSIRKQLLEINNKIKCDEKNILMTSPEQIEKIIINIKSQNIVVINCADNPNVDITASLVHQACIKYKIPYIIAGGYNLHLTLIGPSIIPFETACFDCIQFQLNFNDPVDEIINSRKLVRPNRNIGNIASTSIISSTFVVNETLKILLKSKKLYPTMTNRRGTINFFDNDIKFTNFFKMPTCKSCATDSKILNLDHFINLLYKEISNIENIALIDNKLCFDKNIYMDLELVIDSLKKMNYNLSNFHKINLEYLHLSNQALKQYEMLLSNTYLRQNA, encoded by the coding sequence TTGTCAATTTTGCAAAAACTTAAAATCAAATATGAACTCCGAGGTTCAGTAAGTTTTATTCCCTCATTACACAATCCAAATTTTGTAGAATTTTTTAAATCCAACACAAGAATTAGTCTAAAGCTATATCTTGACAGAAAGTTGAAAGAGTTAGTTCAATTCCTTGACGGAACCAAAGAATTGCATGAATTAATAAATGAGTTAGATATTGATCAAGATAAAGCATTTGGATTTATCCAATATTTGGAGGATAATTGTTTAATTCAAACCAATGATATTTCCTTGCTAATAGAAAAACATAAATGGAACCATGTATTAAATTTTTTAGCAGATTACATTAAATATGATGAATTAATGACACGATTTTCTCAATTACAAAACAGCCATGTTGTAATCGTTGGATTAGGTGCTGTTGGTAGTTGGACAGCTATTCAACTCGCAAAAACAGGTATTCAGCATTTCGTATTGGTTGATTTAGATAAGGTAGATATTAGCAATCTTAATAGATCTTTTTTTTCCGAAGAACATATTAATGAATATAAAACATATTCTATTAGGAAGCAACTCCTAGAAATTAATAATAAAATTAAATGTGATGAAAAAAATATTTTAATGACTTCTCCCGAACAGATTGAAAAAATTATTATAAATATTAAATCACAAAATATTGTAGTTATTAATTGTGCTGATAATCCCAATGTTGATATTACTGCATCTTTAGTTCATCAAGCTTGCATTAAATATAAAATACCTTATATTATTGCAGGGGGATATAATTTACATTTAACTCTCATTGGACCCTCAATTATCCCATTTGAAACTGCTTGTTTTGATTGCATCCAATTTCAACTTAATTTCAATGACCCAGTAGATGAGATAATTAATTCAAGAAAGTTGGTTAGACCTAATAGAAATATAGGGAATATAGCATCAACATCAATAATTTCAAGCACATTTGTGGTAAACGAGACATTAAAAATATTACTAAAATCAAAAAAATTGTATCCCACAATGACTAATAGGAGAGGAACAATTAATTTTTTTGATAATGATATAAAATTTACTAATTTTTTCAAAATGCCAACTTGTAAAAGTTGTGCTACAGACAGTAAAATTTTAAATTTGGATCATTTTATTAATCTACTATACAAAGAAATATCTAATATTGAGAATATAGCTTTAATAGATAATAAATTATGTTTTGATAAAAATATTTATATGGATCTAGAATTGGTTATAGACTCTTTAAAAAAGATGAATTATAATTTATCCAATTTTCATAAAATAAATTTAGAATATTTACACTTGAGCAATCAAGCTTTGAAGCAATATGAAATGTTACTTTCAAATACTTATCTTCGACAAAATGCTTAA